A portion of the Carya illinoinensis cultivar Pawnee chromosome 11, C.illinoinensisPawnee_v1, whole genome shotgun sequence genome contains these proteins:
- the LOC122281829 gene encoding dirigent protein-like: MELKNLILSFFLLFLLVGISSTTAASAGKIKVRRPCKRLIFYFHDILYNGKNSKNATSAIVGAPAWGNRTIMAGQSHFGDLVVFDDPITLDNNLHSTPVGRAQGFYLYDQKDIFTAWLGFSFVFNSTQHKGSINFAGADPLMNKTRDISVVGGTGDFFMARGIATLMTDAFEGEVYFRLRVDTKLYECW; this comes from the coding sequence ATGGAGCTTAAAAATCTGATTTTAtctttcttcctcctcttcctaCTCGTTGGAATATCCAGTACTACCGCTGCATCCGCTGGGAAAATCAAGGTTCGCCGCCCTTGTAAAAGGTTGATTTTCTATTTCCATGACATTCTTTATAATGGCAAGAATTCGAAGAATGCAACTTCTGCCATTGTAGGTGCGCCAGCCTGGGGGAACAGAACCATAATGGCAGGACAAAGCCATTTTGGTGACTTGGTTGTGTTTGACGACCCAATTACCTTAGACAACAATCTGCACTCAACCCCAGTTGGTCGTGCCCAAGGGTTTTATCTTTATGACCAAAAGGACATTTTCACTGCCTGGCTTGGCTTCTCCTTTGTTTTCAACTCTACGCAGCATAAGGGGAGCATAAACTTTGCTGGGGCTGATCCTCTGATGAACAAGACTAGGGATATATCTGTGGTTGGTGGCACCGGTGACTTCTTCATGGCTAGAGGAATAGCCACTTTGATGACTGATGCCTTTGAGGGAGAAGTTTATTTCCGTCTTCGTGTTGACACTAAACTGTACGAGTGTTGGTGA
- the LOC122282857 gene encoding disease resistance response protein 206-like produces MGVIRYFIVFQFLILLALSSAFHGKKQHIPCKHLTLYFHDIIYNGKNAGNATSAIVAAPEGANLTILAGRFHFGNIAVFNDPITLDNNLHSEPVGRAQGLYLYDTKNTFTAWLGFTFVLNSTDHLGTINFIGADPIMVKARDISVVGGTGDFFMHRGIATIMTDAFEGDVYFRLRVDIKFYECW; encoded by the coding sequence ATGGGGGTGATCAGATACttcattgtttttcagttcCTCATTTTACTTGCTTTGTCCTCAGCCTTCCATGGCAAGAAACAGCATATTCCATGCAAGCACTTAACCTTATACTTCCATGACATCATATACAACGGCAAAAATGCTGGTAATGCCACATCCGCCATTGTTGCAGCTCCAGAAGGAGCAAACTTAACCATCTTGGCAGGCCGATTTCATTTCGGGAACATCGCAGTTTTCAACGACCCCATTACCCTCGACAACAATCTTCACTCAGAGCCTGTTGGCAGGGCTCAGGGCCTTTACTTGTACGACACAAAGAACACTTTCACAGCTTGGCTAGGCTTCACGTTTGTTCTTAATAGCACAGACCACCTAGGCACTATAAACTTCATTGGAGCTGACCCAATAATGGTGAAGGCTAGGGACATCTCTGTCGTGGGTGGGACAGGAGATTTCTTCATGCATCGTGGTATTGCGACTATAATGACTGATGCATTTGAAGGAGACGTCTATTTCAGGCTCCGGGTCGACATTAAGTTCTATGAATGTTGGTGA